Proteins co-encoded in one Cryptosporangium minutisporangium genomic window:
- a CDS encoding MEDS domain-containing protein — MTTTAGPPTRRRSDHAALIIDSDATVEQLLVPVLRHHVAEGTPALLVVGPHTERVLRTRLGRDAEALEWGARETFYQRLGFAFAGFRDYLREQHARGRRVHVIAEPDVMTGVDAPADRVAAYLGYESVCGEVYAPYGCPITCLWDSRRHPTLVIEGVRSIHDHELTVDGRVENDGYIPAAQYLSGRADVAMLPPPDTAELDVVVTDLRELIGFRAAIGRWAQERDFAELAADHVVSATNEVVTNGMRHGVPPVRVRAWHHDATLVVHVEDQGGHPIPADAGYRPPARPGDGAGLWIARQLADVLLTQSAEGRTAVRLHFPHEVTHRGLEARAN, encoded by the coding sequence ATGACCACGACCGCAGGCCCTCCGACCCGCAGACGATCCGACCACGCCGCACTGATCATCGACTCGGACGCCACCGTCGAGCAGTTGCTGGTGCCGGTGCTGCGCCACCACGTGGCCGAGGGCACCCCGGCGCTCCTAGTGGTCGGCCCGCACACCGAGCGGGTGCTCCGGACGCGACTCGGGCGGGACGCCGAGGCCCTGGAGTGGGGTGCGCGGGAAACCTTCTACCAGCGGCTCGGCTTCGCGTTCGCCGGCTTCCGCGACTACCTGCGGGAGCAGCACGCCCGCGGACGGCGTGTGCACGTGATCGCCGAGCCCGACGTCATGACCGGCGTGGACGCTCCGGCCGACCGGGTCGCGGCTTATCTCGGCTACGAGTCGGTGTGCGGTGAGGTCTACGCGCCGTACGGCTGCCCGATCACCTGTCTGTGGGACAGCAGACGCCACCCGACCCTGGTGATCGAAGGCGTCCGCAGCATCCACGACCACGAGCTGACCGTCGACGGCCGGGTCGAGAACGACGGCTACATCCCCGCCGCGCAGTACCTCAGCGGACGGGCCGACGTCGCGATGCTCCCGCCGCCCGACACCGCCGAGCTGGACGTCGTCGTCACCGACCTGCGGGAGCTGATCGGCTTCCGCGCCGCGATCGGTCGCTGGGCGCAAGAGCGCGACTTCGCCGAACTCGCCGCCGACCACGTCGTGTCGGCGACGAACGAGGTGGTGACGAACGGGATGCGGCACGGCGTCCCACCGGTGCGGGTGCGGGCCTGGCACCACGACGCGACGCTCGTCGTCCACGTCGAGGATCAGGGTGGCCACCCGATCCCGGCGGACGCCGGGTACCGGCCGCCGGCCCGGCCGGGCGACGGAGCCGGTCTGTGGATCGCCCGGCAGCTCGCGGACGTCCTGCTCACCCAGAGCGCCGAGGGGCGCACCGCGGTCCGGCTCCACTTCCCGCACGAGGTTACGCACCGCGGCCTCGAAGCCCGGGCGAACTGA
- a CDS encoding alkaline phosphatase D family protein has product MPLSFPLPRRRFLATGLLVPVLVGADGRGGRVRSASPDRLPPDVFTLGVASGDPLPDGVVLWTRLAPRPLEGGGMPARPVEVGWEVSTDERFRTIVRCGTAVARPSAAHTVHVDARGLRPAADYFYRFTAGRQTSPIGRTRTAPAPDAHPRRLRFATASCQNWQDGFYTAYRAMAEEDVDFVAFLGDYLYEATPGPTRLRNHVGAGQPYTLEDYRNRHAQYRTDPDLARMHAAAPWIVSLDDHDVDDNWTGAFPADPSAREPVPFAARKAAALRAFAEHLPMRVGPGLRLYRRLRFGHLATLHVLDTRQYRSRHPRTLTQANEPWRTMTGRPQERWLVEGLVRARSGWNLLANQVMWASVDRQRGRGQRFGFDGWDGYRAQRHRLLEFLATGVARNPVVLTGDQHATWACDLKPDFDADDSPVVAAELIGTSITSGGDADVVGFRQALDPLRTENPHWKYLDNRRGYLVGELTPEQLQARLRVVGTVRSAGPTTVRTAARFVVEYGRPGVIVDDADDPLG; this is encoded by the coding sequence GTGCCGCTGTCCTTTCCGCTGCCCCGGCGCCGCTTCCTCGCCACCGGGCTGCTCGTGCCCGTCCTGGTGGGCGCGGACGGCCGGGGCGGCCGGGTGCGGTCGGCCAGCCCGGACCGCCTCCCGCCCGACGTCTTCACGCTCGGCGTGGCGTCCGGCGACCCGCTGCCCGACGGCGTCGTGCTCTGGACCCGGCTGGCGCCGCGTCCGCTCGAGGGCGGTGGCATGCCGGCCAGGCCGGTCGAGGTCGGGTGGGAGGTCTCCACCGACGAACGGTTCCGGACGATCGTCCGCTGCGGAACCGCGGTCGCCCGCCCGTCCGCCGCGCACACCGTCCACGTCGACGCCCGCGGCCTGCGCCCCGCCGCCGACTACTTCTACCGGTTCACCGCCGGGCGTCAGACGTCCCCGATCGGCCGCACCCGCACCGCCCCCGCGCCCGACGCCCACCCGCGCCGCCTGCGGTTCGCCACCGCGTCCTGCCAGAACTGGCAGGACGGCTTCTACACGGCGTACCGGGCGATGGCCGAGGAAGACGTGGACTTCGTCGCGTTCCTCGGCGACTACCTCTACGAGGCCACACCCGGCCCCACCCGGCTCCGCAACCACGTCGGGGCTGGCCAGCCGTACACGCTCGAGGACTACCGCAACCGGCACGCCCAGTACCGCACCGACCCCGACCTCGCCCGGATGCACGCCGCCGCACCCTGGATCGTCTCCCTCGACGACCACGACGTCGACGACAACTGGACCGGCGCGTTCCCGGCCGATCCATCGGCGCGGGAGCCGGTGCCGTTCGCCGCGCGCAAGGCCGCCGCGCTGCGCGCGTTCGCCGAGCACCTCCCGATGCGCGTGGGTCCGGGGCTCCGCCTCTACCGGCGGCTACGGTTCGGCCACCTCGCGACGCTGCACGTCCTCGACACCCGTCAGTACCGGTCGCGGCACCCCCGGACGCTCACCCAGGCCAACGAACCCTGGCGGACGATGACCGGCCGCCCGCAGGAGCGCTGGCTGGTCGAGGGGCTGGTCCGCGCCCGGAGCGGATGGAACCTGCTGGCGAACCAGGTCATGTGGGCCTCGGTCGACCGGCAGCGCGGTCGCGGTCAACGCTTCGGGTTCGACGGCTGGGACGGCTACCGCGCGCAGCGCCACCGGCTGCTGGAGTTCCTCGCGACCGGCGTCGCCCGCAACCCGGTCGTCCTCACCGGCGACCAGCACGCCACCTGGGCGTGCGATCTCAAGCCGGACTTCGACGCGGACGACTCCCCGGTCGTCGCCGCCGAGCTGATCGGCACGTCGATCACGTCCGGCGGCGACGCGGACGTCGTCGGATTCCGCCAAGCGCTCGACCCGCTGCGGACGGAGAACCCGCACTGGAAGTACCTGGACAACCGGCGCGGTTACCTGGTCGGCGAGCTGACGCCGGAGCAGCTCCAGGCGCGGTTGCGGGTGGTCGGAACGGTTCGCAGCGCCGGCCCGACGACGGTCCGTACGGCGGCCCGCTTCGTCGTCGAGTACGGACGACCGGGCGTCATCGTGGACGACGCGGACGATCCGCTCGGCTGA
- a CDS encoding LLM class F420-dependent oxidoreductase, with product MTIRLGYQIPNFTYPETPNERLFDAVIAQAREAEASGFDTVLVMDHFYQLPGLGTPDQPMLECYTTLGALATATSTVQLSALVTGNTYRNPPMLAKCVTTLDVVSKGRAILGIGAGWFEREHDDYGYEFGTFTDRFERLEEALNIVAPMLRGEAPSFSGKWYTVANALNNPRVRPTIPIMLGGSGEKKTFRLAALFADHLNIICGRADIPRKVEALRQRCEEAGRDPETLPTSFLTSVLVAETEAEVATLLEPLSPGARGRVVAGTPDRVAEILQKEILDAGITGLTINMPHIGHRPGAVELAGRTLRPLVG from the coding sequence ATGACGATTCGCCTGGGCTACCAGATCCCGAACTTCACCTACCCGGAGACGCCGAACGAGCGGCTGTTCGACGCCGTGATCGCACAGGCCCGCGAGGCGGAGGCGTCCGGCTTCGACACCGTCCTGGTGATGGACCACTTCTACCAGCTGCCCGGCCTCGGAACGCCGGACCAGCCGATGCTGGAGTGCTACACGACGCTCGGTGCGCTGGCGACCGCCACGTCGACCGTGCAGCTCTCCGCCCTGGTCACCGGCAACACGTACCGCAATCCGCCGATGCTGGCCAAGTGCGTGACGACGCTGGACGTGGTGTCGAAGGGCCGCGCGATCCTGGGCATCGGCGCGGGGTGGTTCGAGCGCGAGCACGATGACTACGGCTACGAGTTCGGCACGTTCACCGACCGGTTCGAACGGCTCGAGGAGGCGCTGAACATCGTCGCGCCGATGCTGCGCGGCGAGGCGCCGTCGTTCTCCGGCAAGTGGTACACGGTGGCGAACGCGCTGAACAACCCTCGGGTGCGGCCGACGATCCCGATCATGCTCGGCGGCTCCGGCGAGAAGAAGACGTTCCGGCTGGCGGCCCTCTTCGCCGACCACCTGAACATCATCTGCGGTCGAGCCGACATCCCGCGCAAGGTGGAGGCCCTGCGGCAGCGGTGCGAGGAGGCCGGACGCGACCCCGAGACCCTGCCGACGAGCTTCCTCACGTCGGTGCTGGTCGCGGAGACCGAGGCGGAGGTCGCGACGCTGCTGGAGCCGCTGTCGCCAGGGGCGCGCGGACGGGTCGTCGCCGGAACACCGGACCGGGTGGCCGAGATCCTGCAGAAGGAGATCCTCGACGCCGGGATCACCGGGCTGACGATCAACATGCCGCACATCGGGCACCGGCCGGGCGCCGTGGAGCTCGCCGGGCGGACGCTGCGCCCGCTGGTCGGGTAG
- a CDS encoding nuclear transport factor 2 family protein produces MIESEFITWNAPDGENPARAASQRSYDAVGRGAKDEWLELFSEHAVLEDPVGPSFFDPEAKGHHGREGIAAFWDLAIAPVKRFHFTVHDSFANGPHCANVATFSTELADGTRADTELVSVYRLDDAGRIEMMRAYWEVERTLASVRPPDAQ; encoded by the coding sequence ATGATCGAGTCGGAGTTCATCACCTGGAACGCACCGGACGGCGAGAACCCGGCGCGGGCGGCGTCGCAGCGGTCGTACGACGCCGTCGGGCGCGGGGCGAAGGACGAGTGGCTCGAGCTCTTCTCCGAGCACGCCGTGCTCGAAGACCCAGTCGGTCCCTCGTTCTTCGACCCGGAAGCCAAGGGGCACCACGGCCGCGAGGGCATCGCCGCGTTCTGGGATCTCGCGATCGCGCCGGTGAAACGGTTCCACTTCACGGTGCACGACTCGTTCGCGAACGGTCCGCACTGCGCGAACGTCGCGACGTTCAGCACCGAGCTGGCGGACGGCACGCGCGCGGACACCGAGTTGGTCAGCGTCTACCGTCTCGACGACGCCGGGCGGATCGAGATGATGCGCGCGTACTGGGAGGTCGAGCGGACGCTGGCCAGCGTGCGGCCGCCGGACGCCCAGTGA
- a CDS encoding IclR family transcriptional regulator: MENIDSPRVRGRRPPQGDPVVDRALALLAAFDVRHPSLSLAELSRRSEIPPSSALRLASRLVEWGALERGADGRFVVGLRLWEVAALAPRARGLRQVALPYMRDLSEVTRQHILLAVREGDEAVLVERLSTQRAMPVLYYVGGRLPLHSTGVGLVLLAHAPAEFQDEVLARPLVHEPEKIPVSAAALRRTLAQVRRDGLAIVHRQAPRPLVTVAAPIFDGDEQVIAALSVLVPEEGADSRALGPAVRTAARAVSRGLGSSAALGPDPAGGRTDADGRTEVDDPGAGG, from the coding sequence ATGGAAAACATCGACTCGCCGCGCGTGCGCGGGCGCCGTCCGCCGCAGGGTGATCCGGTCGTCGACCGGGCGCTCGCGCTGCTCGCCGCGTTCGACGTGCGGCATCCGTCGCTGAGCCTCGCCGAACTCAGCCGGCGGAGCGAGATCCCGCCCAGCTCCGCGCTGCGGCTCGCGTCGCGGCTGGTGGAGTGGGGTGCGCTGGAGCGGGGCGCCGATGGGCGGTTCGTCGTCGGGCTCCGGCTCTGGGAGGTCGCGGCGCTCGCGCCACGGGCTCGCGGTCTGCGGCAGGTGGCGCTGCCCTACATGCGTGACCTCTCCGAGGTCACCCGCCAGCACATCCTGCTCGCGGTGCGCGAGGGCGACGAGGCGGTGCTCGTCGAGCGGCTGTCGACACAGCGGGCGATGCCGGTGCTCTACTACGTCGGCGGACGCCTGCCGCTGCACTCGACCGGGGTGGGCCTGGTCCTGCTGGCGCACGCACCGGCCGAATTCCAGGACGAGGTGCTGGCCCGGCCGCTGGTGCACGAGCCGGAGAAGATTCCGGTCTCGGCCGCGGCGCTGCGCCGGACGCTGGCGCAGGTGCGCCGGGACGGGCTGGCCATCGTGCATCGGCAGGCGCCCCGGCCGCTGGTCACGGTGGCCGCGCCGATCTTCGACGGGGACGAGCAGGTGATCGCGGCGCTGTCGGTGCTGGTGCCCGAGGAAGGTGCCGATTCGCGGGCGCTCGGACCGGCGGTGCGCACGGCCGCGCGGGCGGTGTCCCGCGGCCTCGGCTCCTCCGCCGCGCTCGGCCCCGACCCGGCCGGCGGCCGCACCGACGCCGACGGCCGCACCGAGGTCGACGACCCTGGCGCGGGCGGGTGA
- a CDS encoding phosphotransferase family protein: MAESESSPRATKTMTTTVTDLVDLRRRLTEWLTARTGGPAEVGELSRPGATGLSSVSLLFDAAWTRDGERVQAGLVARVPPDLDAFPVFPAYDLQRQYDVISAVAAHTDVPVPQVHWHETSAEVLGSPFLVMDRIAGRIPVDNPPYVFGGWLAEATPDEQRTLQDATVRLLAGIHGLPDVRQRLPLLAAEAGSDPLRRLVDDQRAYYEWTRAEDGLRIPVIEDAFAWLEEHWPDEPGEAVLCWGDARPGNVIYDGFRPVAVLDWEMCVLGPREVDLAWMVFLHRFFQDIAEMFDAPGLPGFFRPSEVVAVYQEASGHTVRDLDFYLVYAAVRHAVIMSRIKRRMIHFGEDTVPPTPDEYVLFHNLLRGMLDGRADWMRQ, encoded by the coding sequence ATGGCCGAGTCCGAAAGCTCTCCGCGAGCGACCAAGACCATGACGACGACGGTCACCGATCTGGTGGACCTCCGCCGTCGCCTGACCGAGTGGCTGACCGCCCGGACCGGCGGGCCGGCCGAGGTCGGCGAGCTGTCCAGGCCGGGGGCGACGGGCCTCTCCAGCGTCTCGCTGCTCTTCGATGCGGCGTGGACGCGGGACGGGGAGCGGGTGCAAGCCGGTCTGGTGGCCCGCGTCCCACCCGATCTCGACGCCTTCCCGGTGTTCCCCGCCTATGACCTCCAGCGTCAGTACGACGTGATCTCCGCGGTCGCCGCGCACACCGACGTCCCGGTGCCGCAGGTGCACTGGCACGAAACGTCGGCGGAAGTCCTCGGCTCGCCGTTCCTGGTGATGGATCGGATCGCCGGCCGGATTCCGGTGGACAACCCGCCGTACGTGTTCGGCGGCTGGCTCGCCGAGGCCACTCCGGACGAGCAGCGGACGTTGCAGGACGCGACCGTGCGCCTTCTCGCGGGCATCCACGGCCTGCCCGACGTGCGGCAGCGGCTGCCGCTGCTCGCCGCGGAGGCCGGCTCCGACCCGCTCCGGCGGCTCGTCGACGACCAGCGCGCCTACTACGAGTGGACGCGGGCCGAGGACGGCCTGCGGATCCCGGTGATCGAGGACGCGTTCGCATGGCTGGAAGAGCACTGGCCGGACGAGCCGGGTGAGGCCGTCCTCTGCTGGGGCGACGCCCGGCCGGGCAACGTCATCTACGACGGCTTCCGTCCGGTGGCCGTGCTGGACTGGGAGATGTGTGTCCTCGGTCCGCGCGAGGTCGACCTCGCCTGGATGGTGTTCCTGCACCGGTTCTTCCAGGACATCGCGGAGATGTTCGACGCACCCGGGCTGCCCGGCTTCTTCCGGCCGTCCGAGGTCGTCGCGGTCTACCAGGAAGCGTCCGGCCATACCGTCCGCGACCTCGACTTCTACCTCGTCTACGCGGCGGTCCGGCACGCCGTGATCATGAGCCGGATCAAACGCCGGATGATCCACTTCGGGGAGGACACGGTGCCACCGACGCCGGACGAGTACGTGCTGTTCCACAATCTGCTGCGCGGGATGCTCGACGGCCGCGCCGACTGGATGCGCCAGTGA
- a CDS encoding fumarylacetoacetate hydrolase family protein → MRIVGVRRSDAPGVEVADLAADGSAVTLVAGLEEFWADAPGYLSRPAAGSTLARADVELVPPVLPGARVICIGLNYLKHVAEGTFAADGVPPHPTLFARWTQSLTVDGAPVPVPANEDGIDWEGEVVAWVGSTLVDADPETALAAVVGYSAFNDLTSRRAQKLTSQWILGKNGDHSGPLGPLVPAAEVGDLRDGLRVQTRVNGETVQDGRTDEMVYPVGDTLSLISHTLTLRPGDLLATGTPSGVGYARDPQWLLQPGDVVEVEVERIGVLRNPIVGNDARHATASDQGSR, encoded by the coding sequence GTGAGGATCGTCGGAGTACGCCGCAGCGACGCGCCCGGTGTCGAGGTGGCCGACCTCGCGGCGGACGGTTCCGCGGTCACGCTGGTCGCCGGGCTGGAGGAGTTCTGGGCCGACGCGCCGGGTTATCTGTCGCGCCCGGCCGCCGGCTCGACGCTGGCCCGCGCCGACGTCGAGCTGGTGCCGCCGGTGCTGCCCGGCGCCCGGGTGATCTGCATCGGGCTGAACTACCTCAAGCACGTCGCCGAAGGAACGTTCGCCGCGGACGGCGTCCCGCCGCACCCCACGCTGTTCGCCCGCTGGACCCAGTCGCTGACCGTCGACGGCGCACCGGTTCCGGTGCCCGCGAACGAGGACGGCATCGACTGGGAGGGCGAGGTCGTGGCCTGGGTCGGCTCGACGCTGGTGGACGCCGACCCGGAGACCGCCCTCGCCGCCGTCGTCGGTTACTCGGCGTTCAACGACCTGACGTCCCGCCGGGCGCAGAAACTCACGTCGCAGTGGATCCTCGGCAAGAACGGCGACCACTCCGGACCGCTCGGCCCGCTGGTGCCCGCCGCGGAGGTCGGCGACCTGCGCGACGGGCTGCGCGTGCAGACCCGGGTCAACGGCGAGACCGTGCAGGACGGCCGCACCGACGAGATGGTCTATCCGGTCGGCGACACGCTCTCGCTGATCTCCCACACGTTGACGCTGCGCCCGGGTGACCTGCTCGCCACCGGCACGCCGTCGGGCGTCGGTTACGCCCGCGACCCGCAGTGGCTGCTGCAGCCGGGCGACGTCGTCGAGGTCGAGGTCGAGCGCATCGGCGTCCTGCGCAACCCCATCGTCGGCAACGACGCGCGGCACGCAACCGCCTCGGACCAGGGCAGCCGTTGA
- a CDS encoding DUF7064 domain-containing protein, with protein sequence MKPTPLDEYPIHQASLPIARAATSDRHFYDRNYFLAHDRTGELSVITGFGVYPHLGVVDAFALARRGDVAYSVKFSDALEARSLQQCVGPYRIEIVEPLQRLRVICDAADLGVGFDLTWEGSFPAVLEQSHLMLSGPRVTLDANRFAQVGTWSGQLVVDGTEVDVDPDVWVGTRDRSWGIRPVGEAVPAGRPSDDPNEGLWWLYVPLRFDDFAIVIIVQESPDGYRTLNDATRVFPDGRVEQLGWPRIEIQYTSGTRMPVGARLHCTTARGEPLVVDVESLGGIPLHVGAGYGGDPDWTHGTWHGRNWSRADRYDMTDPAHAGRAVWGVVDHPARATCDGQVGWGLFEHASIGRHDPSGFADFGSVAP encoded by the coding sequence GTGAAGCCGACGCCGCTGGACGAGTACCCGATCCACCAGGCGTCGCTGCCGATCGCCCGCGCCGCCACCAGCGACCGGCACTTCTACGACCGCAACTACTTCCTCGCGCACGACCGGACCGGCGAGCTGTCGGTGATCACCGGCTTCGGCGTCTACCCGCACCTGGGCGTCGTCGACGCGTTCGCCCTGGCGCGGCGCGGCGACGTCGCGTACTCGGTGAAGTTCTCCGACGCGCTGGAAGCGCGGAGCCTGCAGCAGTGCGTCGGCCCGTACCGGATCGAGATCGTCGAGCCGCTGCAGCGACTCCGGGTGATCTGCGACGCGGCGGACCTGGGGGTGGGGTTCGACCTCACCTGGGAAGGCTCGTTCCCGGCCGTGCTGGAGCAGTCGCACCTGATGCTCAGCGGCCCGCGGGTGACGCTGGACGCGAACCGGTTCGCGCAGGTCGGCACGTGGAGCGGGCAGCTCGTCGTGGACGGCACCGAGGTCGACGTCGACCCGGACGTCTGGGTCGGCACCCGGGACCGGTCCTGGGGAATCCGCCCGGTCGGTGAAGCCGTGCCGGCCGGGCGCCCGTCGGACGACCCGAACGAGGGCCTCTGGTGGCTCTACGTGCCGCTGCGGTTCGACGACTTCGCGATCGTGATCATCGTTCAGGAATCCCCGGACGGGTACCGCACGCTCAACGACGCGACCCGGGTCTTTCCGGACGGACGCGTCGAGCAACTCGGGTGGCCGCGGATCGAGATCCAGTACACCAGCGGGACGCGGATGCCGGTCGGCGCACGTCTGCACTGCACCACCGCACGGGGTGAGCCGCTGGTCGTCGACGTCGAATCGCTCGGCGGCATCCCGCTGCACGTCGGCGCCGGCTACGGCGGCGATCCGGACTGGACCCACGGCACCTGGCACGGCCGCAACTGGTCGCGCGCCGACCGGTACGACATGACCGACCCGGCGCACGCCGGGCGGGCGGTGTGGGGCGTCGTCGATCACCCGGCGCGGGCCACCTGCGACGGTCAGGTCGGGTGGGGTCTGTTCGAACACGCCAGCATCGGCCGCCACGACCCGTCCGGCTTCGCCGACTTCGGATCGGTCGCGCCCTGA
- a CDS encoding quercetin 2,3-dioxygenase, which yields MSFEYLADPSGRPAWHGSLPGKPEPYVLRRGEGEHAMVFTDLFTVLLSSDETNGQFGVITSDCPAGDLIPTHSHNDTHETFYVLEGKLRVFFEDSEGTKSSSLLLPGDFAYVPAGKPHAYQVEEAARILGVMSGGFERFFQHMGQPTDHGTKEQPPFIPDFPRMQAAAQQHNMQFMPQYTWPAPDSDA from the coding sequence ATGAGCTTCGAGTACCTGGCCGACCCCTCCGGCCGGCCCGCGTGGCACGGAAGCCTGCCGGGCAAGCCCGAGCCGTACGTACTGCGCCGCGGCGAAGGCGAACACGCCATGGTGTTCACCGACCTGTTCACGGTGCTGCTCTCGAGCGACGAGACCAACGGCCAGTTCGGCGTCATCACCAGCGACTGCCCCGCCGGGGACCTCATCCCGACCCACTCGCACAACGACACCCACGAGACGTTCTACGTGCTCGAAGGCAAGCTCCGAGTGTTCTTCGAGGACTCCGAGGGCACGAAGAGTTCGTCGCTGCTGCTGCCCGGCGACTTCGCGTACGTGCCGGCCGGCAAGCCGCACGCGTACCAGGTCGAGGAGGCCGCCCGGATCCTCGGCGTCATGTCCGGCGGGTTCGAGCGGTTCTTCCAGCACATGGGCCAGCCCACCGATCACGGCACCAAGGAGCAGCCGCCGTTCATCCCGGACTTCCCGCGGATGCAGGCCGCCGCCCAACAGCACAACATGCAGTTCATGCCGCAGTACACGTGGCCCGCGCCCGACTCGGACGCCTGA
- a CDS encoding STAS domain-containing protein, with product MRMGHSGNLSRCDLTRTGACLAIAGEIDEDSASPLVERAAAAIGGGVTRLDLSGVTFFSAAGVRVLVLLGGSAEAEHVVVRVTCSMIVWRILELCGIRQVTGLLLEPPTRRADPAARPGR from the coding sequence ATGCGCATGGGGCACTCGGGCAACCTCAGCCGCTGCGACCTGACGCGCACGGGTGCTTGTCTGGCGATCGCCGGGGAGATCGACGAGGACAGCGCTTCGCCGTTGGTCGAGCGAGCGGCGGCCGCGATCGGTGGCGGGGTCACCAGGCTCGACTTGAGCGGGGTGACGTTCTTCAGCGCGGCCGGCGTGCGCGTGCTCGTGCTGCTCGGCGGGTCCGCGGAGGCCGAGCACGTCGTCGTGCGGGTGACCTGCTCGATGATCGTCTGGCGCATCCTCGAGCTCTGCGGCATCCGTCAGGTCACCGGGCTGCTCCTCGAGCCACCGACTCGCCGGGCCGATCCCGCGGCCCGCCCCGGCCGATGA
- a CDS encoding DUF3500 domain-containing protein, whose amino-acid sequence MSHEPGAFRQYLFPHDHPRLAEVRGLDPYAYRDVARKPGTFTGGLIEGWTPLYLNEFRGITEDGTLRDGLYPLKPAAPGEEAPVAAMVAAAEELLAALSPEDRERVSFPVDAVEWQTWANPEFMQFDTGLRLEFQPVEVREKALALMRASLSSEGAELAHTMMLINGFLGQVVDLETILNEFSYHLVLYGVPDLVAPWGWQLFGHHCAVNCLVVEGRMVVSPVFLGAEPNEIDAGPHAGRGSFGEHIALGLRVMDALTPEQRDAATVYRQLVDPAMPPGRVHPGDERHLAGAFQDNRVIPYEGLRVAQMPAAAQEAVHALAERFVGVLPAAPRAARLREIREHWDETWFCWIGGHRTGDVFYFRLQSPVIIAELDHHCGVFLDYDTPQPFHIHTVLRTPHGNDYGRAYVQQWQEKP is encoded by the coding sequence ATGTCGCACGAGCCAGGGGCCTTCCGGCAGTACCTGTTCCCCCACGACCACCCGCGGCTGGCCGAGGTCCGCGGCCTCGATCCGTACGCCTACCGGGACGTCGCCCGGAAGCCCGGCACGTTCACCGGCGGGCTGATCGAGGGCTGGACCCCGCTGTACCTCAACGAGTTCCGCGGGATCACCGAGGACGGCACGCTCCGCGACGGCCTCTACCCGCTGAAGCCCGCCGCGCCCGGCGAGGAAGCTCCGGTCGCGGCGATGGTCGCGGCCGCCGAGGAGCTGCTGGCCGCGCTGTCGCCGGAGGATCGCGAGCGGGTGTCGTTCCCGGTGGACGCGGTCGAGTGGCAGACCTGGGCCAACCCGGAGTTCATGCAGTTCGACACCGGTCTGCGCCTGGAGTTCCAACCGGTCGAGGTCCGGGAGAAGGCGCTGGCACTGATGCGCGCGTCGCTCTCGTCCGAGGGAGCCGAGCTGGCACACACGATGATGCTGATCAACGGCTTCCTCGGTCAGGTCGTCGACCTGGAGACGATCCTCAACGAGTTCAGCTACCACCTCGTGCTCTACGGGGTGCCGGACTTGGTGGCGCCCTGGGGCTGGCAGCTGTTCGGCCACCACTGCGCGGTCAACTGCCTCGTCGTCGAGGGCCGCATGGTCGTCTCCCCCGTCTTCCTCGGCGCCGAGCCCAACGAGATCGACGCCGGACCACACGCCGGACGCGGCTCGTTCGGCGAGCACATCGCGCTCGGCCTGCGCGTGATGGACGCCCTGACGCCCGAGCAGCGCGACGCCGCCACGGTGTACCGGCAGCTGGTCGACCCGGCCATGCCCCCCGGCCGGGTCCACCCCGGCGACGAGCGGCACCTCGCCGGTGCGTTCCAGGACAACCGGGTGATCCCGTACGAAGGCCTGCGGGTCGCGCAGATGCCGGCCGCCGCCCAGGAGGCGGTGCACGCGCTCGCCGAACGCTTCGTCGGCGTGCTGCCGGCCGCGCCGCGGGCGGCCCGTCTCCGCGAGATCCGCGAGCACTGGGACGAGACGTGGTTCTGCTGGATCGGAGGTCACCGCACCGGCGACGTCTTCTACTTCCGGCTGCAGTCGCCGGTGATCATCGCCGAGCTCGACCACCACTGCGGTGTCTTTCTCGACTACGACACCCCGCAGCCGTTCCACATCCACACGGTCCTGCGCACCCCGCACGGCAACGACTACGGACGTGCGTATGTGCAGCAGTGGCAGGAGAAACCATGA